The proteins below are encoded in one region of Betaproteobacteria bacterium:
- the truA gene encoding tRNA pseudouridine(38-40) synthase TruA: MRIALGIEYCGTAFRGWQSQAGGGTVQDALESALREIAGSPVGVLCAGRTDAGVHATHQVAHFDVSIDRPLTAWVRGVNSHLPEGVAVRWAQPVDDEFHARFSARGRRYRYLLLNRPQRPGLWHGRVGWFHWPLDLAAMQDACSRLHGEHDFSAFRAAQCQAKSPIKTMSSASVRQCGNMFIFDFEASAFLHHMVRNLVGTLVAIGKGSHAATWVDELLQAKDRKEAAPTFSPDGLYFCGPVYENHWGLPDPEDDFLDGLMK; this comes from the coding sequence GTGAGGATTGCATTGGGGATCGAGTATTGCGGCACGGCCTTTCGTGGTTGGCAAAGTCAGGCGGGCGGCGGCACTGTGCAGGATGCGCTGGAGTCTGCGCTGAGGGAAATTGCAGGTTCCCCGGTCGGTGTGCTGTGCGCTGGGCGGACCGATGCGGGCGTGCATGCGACGCATCAGGTGGCGCATTTCGATGTGTCGATCGATCGCCCGCTGACGGCCTGGGTTCGCGGTGTCAATTCCCATTTGCCGGAAGGCGTTGCCGTGCGCTGGGCGCAACCGGTTGATGATGAGTTCCATGCCCGGTTTAGCGCGCGTGGGCGGCGGTATCGATACTTGCTGTTGAATCGTCCGCAGCGCCCGGGACTTTGGCATGGTCGCGTTGGTTGGTTTCATTGGCCGCTCGATTTGGCGGCCATGCAGGATGCCTGCAGTCGCCTGCATGGAGAGCATGATTTCTCGGCTTTTCGCGCGGCCCAATGTCAGGCCAAGTCGCCGATCAAGACCATGTCTTCCGCATCAGTGCGGCAGTGCGGGAATATGTTTATCTTTGATTTTGAGGCCAGCGCCTTCTTGCATCACATGGTGCGCAATTTGGTGGGGACACTGGTCGCCATTGGAAAAGGCAGTCATGCCGCGACATGGGTGGATGAACTGTTGCAAGCGAAGGACCGCAAGGAGGCGGCACCCACATTTTCTCCTGACGGTTTGTATTTTTGCGGGCCGGTGTACGAAAATCACTGGGGTTTGCCGGATCCCGAAGATGACTTTCTCGATGGATTGATGAAATGA